Sequence from the Streptomyces sp. R33 genome:
GATCGAGGTCAACCTCGCCAACGTCCTGCACGGCGGCCAGTCCATCGAGCTGCACCGGCCCATCCCCGTCAAGGGCAGCGCCACCTCCTCCGCCAAGGTCGCCGCCCTCTACGACAAGGGCAAGGCCGCCGTGATCGTGCTGCGCACCGAAGTCGCGGACGCCGACGGGCCGCTGTGGACGAGCGACGCGCAGATCTTCGTACGGGGAGAGGGCGGGTTCGGCGGCGACCGCGGGCCCTCCGTCAAGTCCGACATGCCCGAGCGGGTGCCCGACCGGGTCGAGGAGCGGCACATCCGCGAGGAGCAGGCGCTCCTGTACCGGCTCTCCGGCGACTGGAACCCCCTGCACGCCGACCCGGAGTTCGCCAAGCTGGCCGGCTTCGACCGGCCCATCCTGCACGGCCTGTGCTCGTACGGGATGACCCTCAAGGCCGTCGTCGACACGGCGCTGGGCGGGGACGTCTCGCGGGTCCGCGCCTACCGCACGCGCTTCGCCGGGATCGTCTTCCCGGGCGAGACCCTGCGGATCCGGATGTGGGAGGAGCCGGGCCGGGTCCGGGTCTCGGTGACCGCCGTCGAACGGGACGACGCGCCGGTCCTCGCCGACACCGTCGTCGAACACGCGTAACGCCCGACGCCCGACGCCCGACCACGAAGGAGCCGCACCGTGCGCGCAGCACTGCAGAGCGAGATAGGCCAGGACAAGCTCGAGGTCGTCGACGACATGGAGACCGCGGGCTTCGGCCCCGGCAAGGTCAAGGTCCGCATCAAGGCCACCGGCCTGTGCCACTCGGACCTCTCCGCGATGAGCGGCGTGCTGCCGCAGCCCGCCCCCTTCATACCCGGCCACGAGGGCTCGGGCGAGATCGTCGACGTCGGCGACGGGGTCACCACCCACGCCATCGGCGACCGGGTCCTCGTCTGCTGGCTGCCGCCGTGCGGGCACTGCCCCGCCTGCAAGCGCGGCCAGGGGCACCTGTGCCTGGAGTCCTTCGCGAACGTGGCCACGCCCAACTTCCGCCGCACGGGCGGCGGGGACATCTTCGGCTTCGCCGGCACCGGCACCTTCGCCGAGGAGATGGTGGTGCCCGCCGCGTGCGCCGTACCGATCCCCGACGACCTGCCGTACGACATCGCCGCGCTGATCGGCTGCGGCGTGACCACCGGCCTCGGCGCGGCCATCAACACGGCCAAGGTGGAGGCCGGGTCCTCGGTCGCCGTCATCGGCTGCGGCGGCGTCGGCATCTCCGTCATCCAGGGCGCCAAGGTGCAGGGCGCGGCGCAGATCATCGCCGTGGACCCGGTGGCCTCGCGGCGCGAGGCGGCGCTGCGCTTCGGTGCGACCGAGGGGGTCGCGCCGGAGGCCTTCGCCGACGCCAAGAACCGGATCACGGGCGGCGAGGGCTTCGACTACGTCTTCGAGGTCGTCGGCAAGTCCGCGACCACGCAGACCGCGTACGAGATGACCCGGCGCGGCGGCTCCGTCGTCGTGGTCGGCGCGGGCGCGCTCGACGACAACTACTCGATCAACATGTTCTCGCTGTTCTTCGACGAGAAGAAGATCCTGCCGTCGATGTACGGGGGCGGGGACGTGCTCCGCTCGTACGAGCGCACCATCGCGCTGTGGCGGGCCGGCCGGGTGGACCTGGCGGGCCTGATCACCCACCGGGTGCACCTCGCCGAGATCAACGACGCCCTCGACCAGATGCGTACGGGTGTCGCCCTGCGCACCTGCATCGAACTCTGAGAGGAATCCGGTAGATGTCACTCCCACTTGAGGGACTGTCCGCGATCGTCACCGGCGCCGGCCGCGGGCTCGGCCGGGCCGAGGCGATCGAGCTCGCGCGGCTCGGGGCGGCCGTGGTCGTCAACGACTTCGGCCAGAGCGGGCGGGACGGCTCAGGAGAGGCCTCGGCCGCCCCGGCGGAGGAGGTGGCCGCCGAGATCCGCGCCGCGGGCGGGCAGGCGGTGGCGCACCTCGGCGACGTGGCCGACTTCGAGCAGGCGCGCGAGCTGGTCGAGCTGGCGGTCAGCAGCTTCGGGAAGCTCGACGTCCTGGTCAACAACGCGGGCATCCTGCGCGACCGGATGGTCTTCTCCATGTCGGAGGAGGAGTGGGACTCGGTCATCCGCGTCCACCTCAAGGGCCACTTCAACACCACCCACTTCGCCTCCGTGCACTGGCGCGAACGCTCGAAGGCGGCGGGCGGACCGGTCTACGGCCGGATCGTCAACACCTCCTCCGAGGCCTTCCTCGGCGGCTCGGCCGGCCAGCCGAACTACGCGGCGGCCAAGGGCGGCATCGTGGGCCTGACGACCTCGACCGCCCTGGCCCTCGCCAAGTACGGGGTGACGGCCAACGCCATCTGCCCGCGCGCCCGGACCCGGATGACGGAGGACGTGTTCGCGGGCTTCCAGGTCCCGGAGGAGGGCAAGCTCGACCCGCTGGCTCCCGAGCACGTCTCGCCGCTCGTCGGCTACCTGGCCTCGCCGGCCTCCGCCAAGGCCAACGGGCAGCTGTTCGTCGTGCACGGCGGGATCGTGGTCGTGATGGAACGCCCGAAGGTGGCCGCCAAGTTCGACACGGGCAAGGAGGCCTTCTCCTACGAGGAGCTGGACGAGCTGCTCACCGCGCACTACGACTCCCGCCCGGCGAACGAGACGTTCGCCGCGGTGGAGGTCCTCGGCCTCAAGCACGACTAGCCGACGGGGCGGAGGGGGCGCTTGTAGTACCGCCACGGGAACCAGCCGGCGCCGACCGGGATCCAGCCTTCCGATTCCATCCGCCGGTGGCGCGCGAGGGAGGGGAGCGTCACCCGGCAGTGTTCCCAGGGGTGGCCGGACGCCTCCACCTCGTGGAAGAAGGGGCCGTAGCCGACCATGTGCCAGCCGTCGCGGCCGGCCTCGTCCAGGGCGGCCATCTCGTTGAACGCGGTCAATCCGCCGAGGGTGCGGCGCTTCGGGGCGTCCGGTCCCTCGGCGGGCGGCGGCGCCGAGCCCGCAGCCTTGCCGGCGAAGCGCTGCTGGGCGGCCTGGCGGCTCACCCCCAGGACGCGGCCCACCGTGTCCCAGCTGTGGCCGGCGGCCCTGGCGCCCTGAACGGCCTCGCGCAGCAGCCGGCTCGCCTCCTCCGCTCCGACGCGCGAGGCGCCCACCAGGCGCAGGTACCCGTGGGGGTCGTGTTCCAGCGAGTCGGCCAGCCCCTCGGGGGCGCCGAGAACGGCTGCGGCGATCCCTTCCCGGATCCGGTCCATCTCCGCAGGGTGGAGCAGCGGTCCGTCGTTCATCGGCGCAGTCCTGCGAGGGGCTCGAGGGCGTCGAGGACTTCCTCGTCGCGGCGCATCCGCTCGGCGTCGGCGGCCGCTGCTCGGGCGGCCAGGCCGGCGGTGCAGGCGATGAGTGCGAGGCCCGCGACGACCAGGGCGACAGTGGCGGCGGTACCGAGGCCGTCGCCGAACACCACCGACAGGGCCGGCAGGCTCACGGCGAGCGGCAGTGCGGCGGCCATGGACGGGGTGGCGGGGAAGGCGATCCGGTGCCGGGCCTTCGAGTTCAAGATCGACATGCGTCAAGGAAACCTTGACACCGTCGAGTTGTCAAGAATTCCTTGACAGCCCTCCGGCCGGTCGTCGACGGCCGCAGCGCTCCCGGCTGCGCGAGAATGATCTGATGACCAGCAGCGACGAGGGCGCCGAGCAGCCCTGGAACCCCCAACGGCAGCGCAGCGCCAACGAGCGGCTGCTGTGGGACCGGCTGCGCTCCGGCGGGGCCGCGTCGCGGGCGCAGCTCGCGCGCGAGACGGGGCTGTCCAAGCCCACCGTCTCCAGCGCGCTCGCCGCCCTCGAACAGGCCGGCCTGGTCCGGGAAGCCGGTACGCACGCGCCCGAGCGGGGCCGGATCGCCGTGCTGTACGCCCCCGATCCGACGGCCGGTTACGCCCTCGGGCTCGACATCGGCCGGAGCTGGCTGCGCGTGGCGCTGGCCGACCTCGACGGCACCGTCGTCGCCCGCTCCGACGTCCGCAACCAGGCCCGCACCGCGAACAGCATGGCCGACCTCGCCGTGTCCGCCGCCCGCGGGCTCGTCGCCGACTCCGGGCTGGACCCGGGCAAGGTCACCCAGGCCGTCGTCGGCACTCCCGGCGTCTTCGACGAGGACGAGCGCCGGGTCCGGTACGCCCAGCAACTGCCCGGCTGGGGCCGCCCGGGGCTGCTCGACCGGATCCGCGACGGGCTCGGCCTGCCCGTCGCCGTCCAGAACGACGCCAACCTCGCGGCGCTCGGCGAGTACACGTACGGCGTCGGCGCGGGCAGCCGGCTCTTCGTCTACGTCATGATCGGGACCGGCCTCGGCATGGGCATCGTCAACGAGGGCCGGCTGTTCACCGGGGCGCACGGCGGGGCCGGCGAGATCGGCTTCCTGCCGTGGCCGGGCCGTCGCGAGCCGGAGCCCGCAGCCGACGGCACGGCCGACAGCACGGCCGACAGCACGGCCGACGGCACGGCCGACAGCATGGAGGACGCCGTCTCGGCCGAGGCCGTGGTCCAGACGGCCCGCGCCCACGGGATGACCGGACCCCTCACCGCCAAGGACGTCTTCGACGCCGCCCGGGCGGGAGACGCGGCCGCCGCCCGGGCGGTGGAACTCGAGGGGGAACGCCTCGCCCACACCGTCGCGGCGGTCTCCGCCGTCCTCGACCCCGACCTCGTCGTCCTCGGCGGCGGCGTCGGCCACAACGCCGACCTGCTGCTGCACACGGTCCGCCAGACGCTGCGCACCCTCACACCGCTGCGGCCGAAGGTGGCGCCGAGCAGCCTGGGGGAGGACGCGGTGCTGCTGGGCGCGGTGGCCACGGCGCTCGACGCGGCCCGCGACCTGGCCTTCGAAGGCCGCTGAGCGGCGGGGAATCCGAGCCCGGCCGCGCCGGCCCGCGGCGCTCCGCTACAGCGGGGCCTGCTGCAGCGGTACGGGCCGCGGCGCCGCCGCCGGCGGCGGGTCCAGCCGGACCGGAGGCGGCGGGGACACCGGCAGGGTCAGGCTCGTGATCCCGCACGGCACCTCGGGGGTGGCGTACGGGAGGTGCAGACGGCCCTCCCGGCTCCACAGCCCGGTGCCGAGCCAGCCGTCGGGCGCGCCGAGCCGGAAGACGTGCCGGTCGGCGGGCCGCCACAGGCCGACCCCACCGTCCTCCAGCCGGAGCGCGACCCCGCAGGTCTCCGGCATCAGGGCCTGGCCCGGCTGCACCGCGAACGGGGTCCCCGACTCCCCGCGCAGGCACTCCGGGAAGCGCACCGGGAGGGAGCTGCCCAGCACCCCCCAGCCCAGGCGCGGTTCGCCCGGGGCGTCCGAGCGGATCAGCAGCAGCCCGCTGTCGGGGTCGGCCAGCAGCAGCCGGTCGTCGCTGCCCTCCGTGATCTGGAGCAGCGGGGACACCTCGCCTCCGCGGCCCAGGTCCACCGCGACGGCCTTGGTGGTGCCGCCCAGCTCGCGGTCCAGCGCCAGCATCCGGCCGCCCCGGTCGAGCCAGACGCCGCCGGAGCACCGGCCCGGGATCCGGGCGACCGGCCCGAAGAGGCCCCCGGCCACCTGCCAGACCGTGGTCCCCGCGTCCGAGGCGGCCAGGGCGAAGGCGCCGTATCCGTCCGGGGACGGGGGCAGCAGGGACACCCGTACGCCGTCGTCCCCGGGCTCCACCGAGCCCAGCGGGAGCTCCCCGGTGCGCGGCCCGGCCGCGGCCCCGCCCGTCGGGTAGAGCAGGGCGAAGGCGTGCCGCTGCGCGACCCGGCGGTGGATCAGCACCCGCCCGTCGGCCAGCGCCAGCACCTGGCTGTCGGCCTCCTCGGGCTGGGCGAGCGGCAGCGGCACCGCGTACGGCTCGGGCCCGGCCAGTGTCCAGCGCTCCGGGTAGCGGGCCTCGCCGTCCCCGGCCAGCCGGGCCGCGTACGAACCGTCCGCGGCGATGGTGAACGGGGCCGCCGTCGTGATCTCGATGGCACAGACAGTCATCCGTGCGTCACCTCCGGGGAGGAAGCTAGTTTTCGCACTTCGGCCCGAACAGCACGACGTTCCCCGCTTCACACATACGGGTGGCCGCCCGGCGGTTCGACTGTGATGGCGGGGGCGATTGTGCTGTGCGATACCGGGGCGTTCAGGGTGGCGGAACTCCTGGGGGGTGGACGTACGGGGGTCCCGGGCGACCGGCACCTCGTACGGACTCTGCCGCTCCCGTACGGACGGTAGCCTTGGCCTGTGCCACGTCTCTCTGAAGTCATCGCCGCGCTGGACGCTCTCTGGCCCCCCTCGCGGGCCGAGCAGTGGGACGCCGTCGGAACCGTCTGCGGCGATCCCGACGCCGAGGTCTCCCGCGTCCTGTTCGCCGTGGACCCCGTGCAGGAGATCGTCGACGAGGCCGTGAAGCTGGGCGCCGACCTGGTCGTCACCCACCACCCCCTCTACCTGCGCGGCACCACCACCGTCGAGGCCGGCACCTTCAAGGGCCGCGTCGTGCACACGCTGATCAAGAACGACATCGCGCTGCACGTCGCCCACACCAACGCGGACACCGCCGATCCCGGCGTCTCCGACGCCCTCGCCGGCGCCCTCGACCTGCGGATCACCGGCCCGCTGATCCCCGATCCCAGCGACCCCGAGGGCCGCCGCGGCCTCGGCCGGATCTGCGAGCTGGACCACCCCGAGACCCTGCGGGCGTTCGCCGCCCGCGCCGCCGCCCGGCTGCCGCAGACCGCGCAGGGCATCCGCGTCGCCGGCGACCCCGACATGCCCGTCCGTACCGTCGCCGTCAGCGGCGGCTCCGGCGACAGCAACTTCGCGGCCGTCCGCGCCGCCGGCGTGGACGTCTACCTCACCGCCGACCTGCGCCACCACCCCGTGTCCGAGGCCCGCGAGCAGAGCCCGCTCGCCCTCGTCGACGCCGCGCACTGGGCCACCGAGTGGCCCTGGTGCGAGCAGGCCGCCGCGCAGCTCGACGCGATCTCCGAGCGCCACGGCTGGGGTCTGCGCACCCACGTCTCGCGCACGGTCACCGACCCGTGGACGGTGCACGCGCCGTCCGTCACACCCCCTTCTATCTCTGGAGCCCCCAACTGAACGCCGAGCCCGCCGACCAGATCCGACTCCTCGACGTCCAGGCCCTGGACGTCCGGCTGTCTCAGCTCGCCCACAAGCGCAAGTCGCTGCCGGAGCACACCGAGGTCGAGTCCCTGACCAAGGACCTGACGCAGCAGCGCGACCTGCTCGTGGCGGCCCAGACGCAGGCGAGCGACGCCGCCCGCGAGCAGACCAAGGCGGAGCAGGACGTCGACCAGGTGCGCCAGCGTGCGGCCCGCGACCAGCAGCGGCTCGACTCCGGCGCGGGCATCTCCGCCCGCGACCTGGCGAACCTGCAGAGCGAGGTCGTCTCCCTCGCCAAGCGCCAGGCCGACCTGGAGGACGTGGTCCTGGAGGTCATGGAGCGCCTGGAGGGCGCGCAGGAGCGGGTCACCGAGCTGACCGAGCGGGTCGCCGCCCTCGAAGCCAAGCTGACGGACGCCACCGCCCGCCGCGACGCGGCCACCGGCGAGCTCGACGCCGAGGCCGCGAAGATCACCAAGGACCGCGAGGTCATCGTCGCCTTGATGCCGGCCGACCTGATGGCCCTGTACGAGAAGATCCGCGTCAAGCAGGGCGGCGTCGGCGCCGCCCGCCTCTACCAGCGCCGCTGCGAGGGCTGCCGCCTGGAGCTCGACATGGCCGAGGTCAACGAGATCAAGGCCGCGGCCCGCGACCAGGTCGTGCGTCACGAGAACTGCGGCCGCATCCTGGTCCGTACGGCCGACTCGGGCATCTGATGCAGAGGCCTGCCCGGTTCGTCGTCGAGGCGGACGGCGGTTCCCGGGGCAACCCGGGGCCCGCCGGCTACGGCGCGGTCGTCCTCGACCCGGCGACGGGCGAGACCCTGGCCGAGCGCGCCGAGTACATCGGCGTCGCGACGAACAACGTGGCCGAGTACAAGGGGCTGATCGCCGGCCTCAAGGCGGCCCGCGAGCTGGCCGCGGACGCCGTGGTCCAGGTGCGCATGGACTCCAAGCTGGTCGTCGAGCAGATGTCGGGCCGCTGGAAGATCAAGCACCCGGACATGAAGCCCCTCGCGGCGGAGGCGGCGACGATCCTGCCGCGCGCGCAGGTCACGTACGAGTGGATCCCGCGCGAGCGGAACAAGCACGCGGACCGGCTCGCCAACGAGGCGATGGACGCGGGCAAGCGCGGCGAGCAGTGGGAGCCGTCGGCGTCCTCGGCGGCCCTGGACACCTCGGCGGCCCGCGCCCTGGCCGCCCCGCCGGCGGGCCCTCCGGGGGATGCGGCGAAGGGGGCCGCGGCCGTACGGGCCGCCCTCGCCTCCACGTCCCGTACGCCGGCCACCGCACCGGTACGCGAGGAGGCCGGAGACGACGCCCTGTTCGCGGAGCCCGGCCCCCCTGCCCCGGTACACGTCCCCGCCCCGGCGGCGCCCCCGGCCCAGGCCCCGGCCACCACGCCGGGCTGGGGCCCCGACATGGGGACCCCGGCGACCTTCGTCCTGCTGCGTCACGGCGAGACGGCCCTCACCCCGCAGAAGCGCTTCTCCGGCAGCGGCGGCGCCGACCCGGAGCTGTCCCCGGCCGGCCGCCGCCAGGCTTCGGCGGTGGCCGGGGCGCTGGCCGCGCGCGGCACCGTCCAGACGATCGTCAGCTCCCCGCTGCGCCGCTGCCGGGAGACCGCGCAGGCCGTCGCGGACCGCCTCGGGCTGGAGGTCACCGTCGAGGAGGGCCTGCGCGAGGTGGACTTCGGCGCCTGGGAGGGCCTGACCTTCGCCGAGGTGCGGGAGCGCTTCCCGGACGACCTCCAGGCCTGGCTGGACTCCCCGAAGGCGGCCCCGACGGGCGGCGGCGAGAGCTTCACGACCGCCACCCGCCGGATCTCGGCGACCCGGGACCGGCTGCTGGCCGAGCACGCGGGCCGCACGGTACTGCTGGTCACGCACGTGACCCCGGTCAAGATCCTGGTCCGCCTGGCGCTGGGCGCGCCGCCGGAGTCGCTGTTCAAGATGGAGCTGTCCGCGGCCTCCCTCTCGGCGGTGGCCTACTACGCCGACGGCAACGCCTCGGTCCGCCTCCTGAACGACACGTCGCACCTGAGGTAGCCGATGGGAAGGCCCCCGCCCCTTGCATTCGCCAGGGGCGGGGGCCTTTCGTACTGCCGCTCAGTAGTGGTACCGGGCCTGGGCGATTTCCACGGCCTCGTCCTTGATCCGGTAGACGAGACGGTGCTCGTCCGTGATTCTCCGGGACCACCATCCGGAGAGGTTCTCCTTGAGCGGTTCGGGCTTTCCGGCCCCTTCGAACGGTGTCCGCTGAATCTCCTGGATCAGCCGATTGATCCTCTTGAGGATCTTCGGATCGGCCGTCGTCCAGGAGGTGTACTGATCCCACGCACGACCGGAGAACACCACCTTCATGCGGCGGACTCATCCGTCGTTTCGATGAGTTCACGCGCCTGCCCGTGGCCGGCGTCGAGTTCTGCGATGGACTCCATGAGGATCTGCGCGTTGCGAGGGGAGCGCAGGAGGTAGACCGTCTCCTGCCAGGACCGGAAGTCCTCGGCGGACATGATGACGACGTCGCCGTGCTCGCGGGAGGTGACCTCTATCGGTTCGTGATCCTCGTTGACCTGGCGAATCAGTGGGTAGAAGCGAGTGCGGGCTTCGTTCGCCGAGATCGGCATGGGGACCTCCCGGTATGCACGAGTCGTACGGATTTACCGTACCAGTCCCCGGTGCGAGACGCGTGAGGGCAAAAAAGAACCTCCCCGGGCCCCGCGAATCCGCAGGTCGGAGAGGTACAGCAGACGAGCCGGCCTGTACGCCGGGTTCTGTCACCCGGTGACCTCGCGGTCGCCGGGGAGACGGCCATCCATCTAGGACCGGCGTTGCCGCCGGCCTCGTGCGGTCTACCCGCGAACTCGGGCGGGCAGCCCTCGAGCGTTCGCGCAGACCCGTCCGGGGACGGATCCTCTTGACCTTGCTCCGGGTGGGGTTTACCTAGCCGCCTGGGTCACCCCAGGCGCTGGTGGTCTCTTACACCACCGTTTCACCCTTACCGAGGACCGAAGCCCCCGGCGGTTTGTTTTCTGTGGCACTGTCCCGCGGGTCACCCCGGGTGGCCGTTAGCCACCACCCTGCCCTGTGGAGCCCGGACGTTCCTCGGCGGGATCCGGGATCCCGACGCGGCCGCCCGGCCGACTCGTCTGCCGTGGCGACCATGTTACCGGCTGTGCCACGCGCGGCTTGACCTTGACGCAGCGGCAGGGTTTCTACTGGGCGCATGCGGATCGGAGAGATCGCCGCGCTGGTCGGGGTCACCACCCGGGCCATCCGGCACTACCACCACGTCGGCCTGCTTCCGGAGCCGGAGCGCAGGTCCAACGGGTATCGCGCGTACGGCGTGCGCGATGCCGTCCTGCTGGCGCGCGTGCGCCGGCTCACCGAGCTCGGGCTGAGCCTCGACGAGGTGCGGGACGTCCTCGCGGACGACGCCGGGCGCGATCTGGCCGACGTACTCGAGGAGCTCGAGGCCGACCTGGCCCGGCAGGAGGCCGAGCTGGCCGAGCGCCGGCGCCGGCTCGCCGTGCTGCTGGCCGCGCCGCCCGGGGAGACCGATCCGGTCTCGCCCGCGCTCGCCGCGCTGCTCGCCAAGGCCCCGAAGACGGCCTCGCCGAGCGCCGCGATGGACCGCGAGCACCTGACGCTGCTCGACGTGTCCGGCGCCGCCGGCGAGGAGCTCTACGCCGCGCTCGCCCCGCTGGTCGCCGATCCGTCCGTACTCGCCCTGTACGAGCGGCTGGACGAACTGGCCGACGCGCCGGTCGACGACCCGCGGATCCCGGTGCTCGCCGCCGAACTGGTGGCTGCCGTCACCGACGAGGCGTTCGCGGCGATCCCGGCCGACGGGCGGCCGGCCGGCGAGGGGTTCACGATCGCCCTGCTCGCCGAGTACGCCCCCGCGCAGGCGGAGGTCGTCCGCCGGGTGATGGAGGCGTTCATGGAGAGGGGCAGGAGATGAGCGGCGTACGGATGGCGCGGTGGGAGGCCGTGCGCGCCGTCGTACCCGCGCCCGTGCGCAAACTGCTGATGCACGAGCTGCGCGCCATGGCCTCGCTGGCGCGGTGGGCGCTGCGCCGGCCGCCGCACGGGGTGGGCGCGGGCGAGCTCGCCGCGCGGTACACGGGACCGCAGACCGCCATGATGTACGGCTTCCTGTTCGTATCGGTCGTCGAGACCGTCGCGCTGGCCTTCCTGATCCCGTGGCCGGCCGTGCACCGGGTGGTGCTGGTCCTCGACGCGTACGGGGTGCTGCTGGTGCTGGCGATGCACGCCGCCTGCGTGACCCGGCCGCACGTGGTCCGCCGGGACGGCTCCCTGCGGATCCGCTACGGGGCCTTGTTCGACCTCACCGTCCCGCCGGACGCGGTGGCCTCGGCCCGGGTGGACCGGCGCTACCCGGAGGGCCGGCTCGTCACCCTCTCCGAGGACGGGGTGCTCGACCTGATCGTGGGCAGCCAGACCACGGTGACCCTGGAGCTGACCCGTCCGCTCCCGTTCACCCGCCCGCTCGGCTCCCGGGCCGAGGCCCGCACCATCCGCTTCCACGCCGACGACCCGCGCACGCTGGTGGCCGCACTGCGGCAACCCGCACCCCCGTGACGGGCTGCCGCACTGCGCCGGGACCCTCCGGGGGGATGAGGAGTCGTACCCCGTAGCGTGGCGGGCCGCGGCGGCCCCGTCTTGTCAAAAACGGCACGCACAGGCAGTTCACGGCAGCCCGCGACGACGGCCGTCACAGCGGGGCGGCTCCTGCGGTGAGCAGCACGCTGGTGATCCGGCCCGGCAGCCGGTCCAGGGCCGAGCCGGGCGGCAGCCCGCCGCGCAGGGCGGCGAGCCGGGCGGGAGCCAGCCCGGTCATGGCCTTCACGTCGCGGCCGAAGTGGGCCTGGTCGTGGTACCCGCAGGCCACCGCGACGGCGGCCGGCGCCATCCCGGCCGCCAGCAGCCGCAGCGCGTGCTGGAGCCGGAACACCCGGGCGACGCCCTTGGGGGACAGGCCGACCTGTTCGCGGAAGCGGGCCCGCAGCGTCCGGGCGCTCCAGCCGGTCTCGGCGGCCGCCCGGGCCAGCGAGCCGCTGTCGGCCCACAGCCGGGCCAGCGCCCCGCGCACCTCGGGCGCGACGCGCGGACCCCGGTCCAGGCGGGTGGTGAACACCGCGTCGAGCAGGTCGAAGCGTTCGGGCCAGGTGCCCAGCGCCTGGAGCCGCTCGGCGAGGTGCCGGCCGGCGGGCCCGAGCACCTCCGCGGGATCCACCCGCGTCTCCCCGAAGTGCGCCATCGGGATGCCGAACAGCCGGTAGGCGCCCAGCGGGCTCATGTTGACCTCCAGCCCGTGCACCGCGCCCTCGTGCACGCCGATCGCCCAGCCGGTGCGCGGGCCGCTGATCAGGGCCCCGGAGGCGGGCCGCAGCCGCGCGGGCGGCTCCTGCCCGCCCCGGCCGACCCACAGGCCCTCGCCGAAGGGGAAGACGAGCGTCACGTGGCCGGTGGGGAGCTCGAGCCGGCGCCGGGGCGCGGTGAACTCCGTACGGAATCCGGTGTAGTTGACGATGTGGGGGCGCAGCGCGGCGGCGGGCCTGCGGCGGCTCGCGCCCGCGGGCGAACCCGAGGGCGAACGCGGGGGTGCACCCGCGGGCGCGCCCGGTGCGGCCGGCCGTACGGACATGTCGACGGAACCCATCGCCGGCCCTCCCCACCTGCTGCGCAGATGATGACAGGCGGCGAGCGG
This genomic interval carries:
- a CDS encoding MerR family transcriptional regulator, with the translated sequence MRIGEIAALVGVTTRAIRHYHHVGLLPEPERRSNGYRAYGVRDAVLLARVRRLTELGLSLDEVRDVLADDAGRDLADVLEELEADLARQEAELAERRRRLAVLLAAPPGETDPVSPALAALLAKAPKTASPSAAMDREHLTLLDVSGAAGEELYAALAPLVADPSVLALYERLDELADAPVDDPRIPVLAAELVAAVTDEAFAAIPADGRPAGEGFTIALLAEYAPAQAEVVRRVMEAFMERGRR
- a CDS encoding helix-turn-helix domain-containing protein is translated as MGSVDMSVRPAAPGAPAGAPPRSPSGSPAGASRRRPAAALRPHIVNYTGFRTEFTAPRRRLELPTGHVTLVFPFGEGLWVGRGGQEPPARLRPASGALISGPRTGWAIGVHEGAVHGLEVNMSPLGAYRLFGIPMAHFGETRVDPAEVLGPAGRHLAERLQALGTWPERFDLLDAVFTTRLDRGPRVAPEVRGALARLWADSGSLARAAAETGWSARTLRARFREQVGLSPKGVARVFRLQHALRLLAAGMAPAAVAVACGYHDQAHFGRDVKAMTGLAPARLAALRGGLPPGSALDRLPGRITSVLLTAGAAPL